From the genome of Geoglobus ahangari, one region includes:
- a CDS encoding pyruvate carboxylase subunit B: MAQDVKIIDLTLRDGHQSLAATRMRTRDMIPILELIDEAGFYSIEMWGGATFDVMHRFLNENPWERIRTVRKYVKDTHCQMLLRGQNLVGYRHYPDDVVEKFVQKACENGISFFRIFDALNDVRNLETSIKAAKKYGAEHVQGSICYVISPVHTIEKYVETANELAALDVDSIVIKDMAGLLSPKAVYDLVKALKKEVGLPVNVHSHYTSGMATMVMLKAVEAGADMIDTAMSPWATGTSHPPTESLVYALEELGFKTGVNMDVLMEIRKHALKLREKYAGYIKMLSTIPDTRVLRYQIPGGMFSNMLSQLEEQNALDKLEQVLEEVPRVQADLGYPPLVTPTSQIVGVQAVLNVLFGRYKMVTKETKDLVRGMYGRTPAPIKEEIVKLILGDERPITERPADLLEPEFEKRRQELIEAGIENPSDEDVLIYALFPQTGLRFLKGEVEEEPFPSPAGEVRGEFTVEVDGRKYRVKVGE, from the coding sequence ATGGCGCAGGATGTGAAAATTATCGACCTGACGCTTAGGGATGGGCATCAGTCCCTTGCCGCGACGAGGATGAGAACGAGGGACATGATACCGATCCTCGAGCTCATCGACGAGGCGGGCTTCTACAGCATCGAGATGTGGGGTGGGGCGACTTTTGACGTGATGCACCGCTTCCTCAACGAGAACCCGTGGGAGAGGATAAGGACGGTGAGGAAGTACGTAAAGGACACGCACTGCCAGATGCTCCTGAGGGGGCAGAACCTTGTTGGCTACAGGCACTATCCTGATGACGTTGTGGAGAAGTTCGTTCAGAAGGCGTGTGAGAACGGAATCTCATTCTTCAGGATCTTCGACGCGCTTAACGACGTCAGAAACCTCGAGACGTCAATAAAGGCTGCTAAGAAGTATGGGGCGGAGCACGTGCAGGGATCGATCTGCTACGTCATCTCCCCCGTCCACACGATCGAGAAGTACGTGGAGACTGCAAATGAGCTCGCCGCTCTGGATGTTGATTCAATAGTCATAAAGGACATGGCGGGACTGCTGTCCCCGAAGGCTGTCTACGATCTTGTGAAGGCCCTCAAGAAGGAGGTCGGCCTGCCTGTGAACGTTCACTCTCACTACACCAGCGGAATGGCCACGATGGTCATGCTCAAGGCCGTTGAGGCCGGGGCGGACATGATCGACACGGCAATGTCTCCATGGGCCACGGGCACATCCCACCCTCCAACAGAGTCGCTCGTCTACGCGCTCGAGGAGCTGGGGTTCAAGACAGGCGTGAACATGGACGTGCTGATGGAGATACGGAAGCACGCGCTCAAGCTCAGGGAGAAGTATGCAGGATACATCAAGATGCTCTCCACGATCCCTGACACAAGGGTGTTGAGGTACCAGATTCCGGGAGGGATGTTCTCCAACATGCTCTCACAGCTTGAGGAGCAGAACGCCCTCGACAAGCTCGAGCAGGTTCTCGAGGAGGTGCCGAGGGTTCAGGCCGATCTCGGCTACCCGCCCCTTGTCACACCAACGAGCCAGATAGTTGGAGTGCAGGCCGTGCTTAACGTGCTCTTCGGCAGGTACAAGATGGTCACCAAGGAGACCAAGGATCTGGTGAGGGGGATGTATGGCAGGACTCCAGCCCCGATAAAGGAGGAGATCGTGAAGCTGATCCTCGGAGATGAGAGGCCGATAACTGAGAGACCCGCGGACCTTCTCGAGCCCGAGTTCGAGAAGAGGAGGCAGGAACTAATCGAGGCTGGAATAGAGAACCCGAGCGATGAGGATGTGCTGATATATGCCCTATTCCCGCAGACAGGGCTCAGGTTCCTTAAGGGGGAGGTTGAGGAGGAGCCGTTCCCATCTCCGGCGGGAGAGGTCAGGGGAGAGTTCACGGTCGAGGTTGATGGGAGGAAGTACAGGGTGAAGGTTGGAGAGTAA
- a CDS encoding bifunctional hydroxymethylpyrimidine kinase/phosphomethylpyrimidine kinase, whose product MRNVRVAMTIAGSDSIGGAGIQADLKAFAAFGVYGTSAITAITAQNTFGVSKSVILSGDMVYEQIKAVAEDSGIDAAKTGMLGNAEVIEAVARTVDDFGFPLVVDPVMVAKSGARLLSSNAVEALKRVLIPRATLVTPNLDEVRVLTGFEVSDVGDMERAAVAIADETGCNAVLVKGGHLGGGKAVDVLYDGERFHRLESPAHQGCFHGTGCSLSAAIAANLALGRDLLEAVKAAKEFISAGIEYAVRAGRNCDSVNAIAILERDAIAWRMLAEMKAEVSKLLRLDGLERLIPEVGMNLAYAMPPLYARTENDVIAVDGRVTRGIAGPVCSGRFEFGASKHLARAVLTYMRFFPDYRAVVNLRFSEELVELLSGRFVVSSYDRREEPEEVKRREGATIPWGIESAIRRAGRRPDVIYHRGDLGKEPMVLLFERSPARIVNALVEILREY is encoded by the coding sequence ATGCGAAACGTCAGGGTTGCGATGACGATAGCCGGGAGCGACAGCATTGGCGGGGCGGGAATTCAGGCTGATCTGAAAGCGTTTGCGGCATTCGGAGTTTACGGCACCTCAGCCATAACGGCCATAACCGCCCAGAACACGTTTGGGGTCTCCAAGTCTGTCATCCTGTCAGGAGATATGGTTTACGAGCAGATAAAGGCGGTTGCTGAGGATTCTGGCATTGACGCTGCAAAGACGGGGATGCTCGGTAATGCCGAGGTTATCGAGGCGGTTGCGAGGACTGTCGATGACTTTGGCTTCCCTCTCGTCGTCGATCCGGTTATGGTTGCGAAGAGCGGTGCGAGGCTACTTAGCAGCAACGCGGTCGAGGCGCTGAAGAGAGTATTGATTCCCAGAGCGACCCTCGTCACCCCGAACCTCGACGAGGTGAGGGTGCTCACAGGCTTTGAGGTCTCGGATGTTGGGGACATGGAGCGGGCCGCTGTGGCAATTGCTGATGAGACTGGTTGCAATGCCGTCCTTGTGAAGGGCGGTCATCTCGGTGGAGGCAAGGCTGTGGATGTTCTCTATGATGGAGAGAGGTTCCACAGGCTCGAGAGTCCAGCTCATCAGGGCTGCTTCCACGGAACTGGCTGTTCGCTTTCAGCAGCAATAGCGGCAAACCTCGCACTCGGGAGGGACTTGCTTGAGGCTGTGAAGGCAGCGAAGGAGTTCATAAGTGCCGGCATTGAGTACGCGGTGAGGGCGGGGAGGAACTGCGACTCCGTGAACGCCATTGCGATTCTGGAGAGGGATGCGATCGCCTGGAGGATGCTTGCGGAGATGAAAGCAGAGGTTTCGAAGCTTTTGAGGCTTGACGGGCTTGAGAGGCTGATTCCGGAGGTAGGAATGAACCTCGCCTATGCCATGCCTCCCCTTTACGCGAGGACAGAGAACGACGTCATCGCGGTGGATGGAAGGGTCACGAGGGGAATTGCGGGGCCGGTCTGCTCGGGCAGGTTTGAGTTCGGTGCCTCAAAACATCTGGCAAGAGCTGTTCTTACCTACATGCGCTTCTTCCCGGATTACAGGGCGGTTGTGAACCTCAGGTTCAGCGAGGAGCTTGTTGAACTGCTCTCCGGCAGGTTTGTGGTGTCGAGCTACGACAGGCGAGAGGAGCCGGAGGAGGTGAAGAGGAGGGAGGGGGCAACGATCCCGTGGGGAATCGAGAGCGCGATAAGGAGGGCGGGCAGGAGGCCGGACGTGATATACCACAGGGGTGATCTGGGGAAGGAGCCCATGGTGCTGCTGTTTGAGAGGAGCCCGGCCAGAATCGTGAACGCTCTTGTAGAAATTCTGAGGGAGTATTAA
- a CDS encoding dihydroneopterin aldolase family protein, producing MKEVAAFEVGIKLGALFHQFIGAPVSLKNAEILEKAMESCVMLQPYVVSAEVRINREKLKEKLSGFNYCSLDGEMLQARVEVEVEGEKVTGVLEWDEEKRYPLMRLIR from the coding sequence ATGAAGGAGGTTGCCGCCTTCGAGGTTGGAATAAAGCTCGGCGCGCTCTTCCACCAGTTCATCGGAGCGCCTGTAAGCCTTAAGAACGCCGAAATTCTCGAGAAGGCCATGGAGAGCTGCGTGATGCTCCAGCCATACGTTGTTAGTGCAGAGGTCAGGATAAACAGGGAGAAGCTGAAGGAGAAGCTCTCGGGCTTTAACTACTGCTCTCTCGACGGAGAGATGCTGCAGGCGAGGGTCGAGGTGGAGGTGGAGGGTGAGAAGGTCACAGGAGTGCTGGAGTGGGATGAGGAGAAGAGGTACCCGCTCATGAGGCTCATTCGCTGA
- the metG gene encoding methionine--tRNA ligase, producing MKLVTCGLPYANGKAHIGHLRTYIPADVYVRYQRLKGEDVVFVCGSDSHGTPIVVNAEQQGLKPKELVDIYHNHFQKVFEALDINFDFYGRTDSDYHHKRTREIVERLLENGYIYPKEIELAYCPNCDRFLPDRYVEGICPYCGALARGDECDQGCGRHLEPGEILQPKCKICGTPAVFKKQKHYYFRLTAFKDFLEEYISNLRGTENALNYAREWVRGELKDWCITRNLEWGVKFPGDENLVVYVWVDAPIGYISFTEKACERLGKNWREIWIDGKAEIVHFIGLDIVYHHCIFWPAMLKGAGYALPNAVVASGMVKIEGKKFSKSRGYVVWVEEDYLKAGFSPDYLRYYIVNYTSHQKDLNFSWHVFKEKVNNELIATLGNFVYRVLHFAWKNFGEVRMEVDGEVIEQIRLAKEKIEDAIERWEFKEASDAFMELASFGNSYFQSARPWDLIKEDENAARDVIASALAIVRALAILAYPVLPRAMSRVAETIGLDLESATLESALEVPDVIRVSKPKVPFEKIDDKQVEELERIMMERVREAERKEKGEESGGEGEEEGGSVDERISIEEFARLDIRVGKILKAKKIKGSKKLMRLEVDIGDDVRQIVAGIAEAYREDELEGRLVVVLTNIKPAKLMGVESNGMILAADVDGKPILLEPEKPVEPGAKVR from the coding sequence ATGAAGCTCGTGACCTGTGGCCTGCCTTACGCTAACGGTAAAGCCCATATCGGCCACCTCAGGACTTACATTCCTGCCGACGTTTACGTCAGGTATCAGAGGCTCAAGGGGGAGGATGTGGTCTTCGTCTGCGGGAGCGACAGCCATGGAACGCCCATAGTTGTGAACGCGGAGCAGCAGGGCTTAAAGCCGAAGGAGCTCGTTGACATCTACCACAATCACTTTCAAAAGGTTTTTGAGGCGCTCGACATAAACTTCGACTTCTACGGCAGGACTGACAGCGATTATCACCACAAGAGGACGAGGGAGATCGTGGAGAGGCTGCTCGAGAACGGATACATCTACCCGAAGGAGATCGAGCTCGCCTACTGCCCCAACTGCGACAGGTTCCTGCCCGACAGGTATGTGGAGGGAATCTGCCCCTACTGCGGAGCCCTTGCGAGGGGCGATGAGTGCGATCAAGGGTGCGGGAGGCATCTGGAGCCGGGAGAGATTCTGCAGCCCAAGTGCAAGATCTGCGGCACACCGGCGGTCTTCAAGAAGCAGAAGCACTACTACTTCAGGCTTACGGCGTTCAAGGACTTTCTCGAGGAATACATATCCAACCTGAGGGGTACGGAGAACGCGCTGAACTATGCGAGGGAGTGGGTGAGGGGCGAGCTGAAGGACTGGTGCATCACGAGGAACTTGGAATGGGGCGTGAAGTTCCCGGGAGACGAGAATCTGGTCGTTTACGTCTGGGTTGACGCGCCGATAGGCTACATAAGCTTCACCGAAAAGGCGTGCGAGAGGCTTGGCAAGAACTGGAGGGAGATATGGATTGATGGGAAAGCTGAGATCGTCCATTTCATCGGACTCGACATAGTCTACCACCACTGCATATTCTGGCCCGCGATGCTGAAGGGTGCCGGTTATGCTTTGCCGAATGCCGTTGTTGCGAGCGGGATGGTGAAGATTGAGGGCAAGAAGTTCTCCAAGAGCAGGGGATATGTGGTCTGGGTCGAGGAGGACTACCTGAAGGCGGGATTCAGCCCCGATTACCTGAGGTACTACATAGTCAACTACACCTCCCACCAGAAGGATCTCAACTTCTCATGGCACGTGTTCAAGGAGAAGGTGAACAACGAGCTGATCGCGACCCTCGGCAACTTCGTCTACAGGGTGCTCCACTTCGCATGGAAGAACTTCGGGGAGGTCAGGATGGAGGTCGATGGAGAGGTCATCGAGCAGATCAGGCTCGCAAAGGAGAAGATAGAGGACGCCATAGAGAGGTGGGAGTTCAAGGAGGCGAGCGATGCGTTCATGGAGCTCGCAAGCTTTGGAAACAGCTACTTCCAGTCCGCGAGGCCGTGGGATCTGATCAAGGAGGATGAGAACGCAGCAAGGGATGTCATAGCCTCAGCACTCGCGATCGTGAGGGCACTGGCTATCCTCGCGTATCCTGTACTTCCGAGGGCAATGAGCAGGGTTGCTGAGACCATCGGCCTCGACCTGGAGTCTGCAACGCTCGAATCCGCTCTCGAGGTTCCAGACGTCATAAGGGTGTCAAAGCCGAAGGTTCCCTTTGAGAAGATAGACGACAAGCAGGTCGAGGAGCTTGAGAGAATAATGATGGAGCGTGTTAGGGAAGCGGAGAGGAAGGAGAAGGGTGAGGAGAGCGGTGGAGAAGGTGAAGAGGAAGGTGGTAGCGTGGATGAGCGGATAAGCATTGAGGAGTTTGCGAGGCTGGACATAAGGGTCGGAAAGATCCTGAAGGCCAAGAAGATCAAGGGAAGTAAGAAGCTCATGAGGCTCGAGGTTGATATTGGGGATGATGTGAGGCAGATCGTTGCGGGGATAGCCGAGGCGTACAGGGAGGATGAGCTGGAGGGGAGGCTCGTTGTGGTTCTGACCAACATAAAGCCGGCAAAGCTCATGGGTGTTGAGAGCAACGGAATGATCCTCGCTGCAGACGTTGACGGAAAGCCCATCCTGCTGGAGCCGGAAAAGCCAGTGGAGCCGGGGGCGAAGGTGAGATGA
- a CDS encoding ATP-binding protein yields the protein MEYYPRIIELKLEKWLKRREVILLKGPRQAGKTTLFLHLMERMGGNYITLEDEEMLRTFEENPKALVKRFGKVLFIDEAQYCKKAGKVIKLLFDLHPDLKLFVTGSGSFDIKVEVGKYLVGRAVYFELLPLNFEEFLLWKARDLVSIFRDQREMVFDFLRGEDVRPESSFEQEFRELLDEYVVFGGFPAIVKEDDVEIKQELLRNLYMTYLEKDVFFFLNVRHLEKFRNLMKSLSFMVGEMLQYSSLSSDLKMDFRTLESYIDILRNTYIVGLLPPFHRNLVTEIKKAKKVYFSDTGLRNAVLGDFSPLASRTDKGKLLENFVLNELRSYGEVRYWRTTGKAEVDFILKFENKIVPVEVKSFGRVKRSFLSFLRAYHPERALVLTENDFGVKKIGGADVLFVPHWFV from the coding sequence ATGGAGTATTATCCAAGAATAATAGAGTTAAAATTGGAGAAGTGGTTAAAGAGAAGAGAGGTAATACTCCTAAAGGGTCCGAGGCAGGCTGGAAAGACCACTCTCTTTCTGCATCTCATGGAAAGAATGGGTGGTAATTACATCACTCTTGAAGATGAGGAAATGCTCAGGACATTTGAAGAAAATCCCAAAGCTCTCGTAAAGAGGTTCGGAAAAGTTCTATTCATCGATGAAGCCCAGTACTGCAAAAAGGCCGGGAAGGTGATAAAACTTCTCTTCGACCTTCACCCCGACCTGAAACTCTTTGTAACGGGTTCGGGTTCATTTGACATAAAGGTCGAGGTGGGAAAGTATCTGGTCGGAAGGGCAGTGTATTTTGAACTTCTCCCTTTGAATTTTGAGGAGTTTCTACTTTGGAAGGCGAGAGATTTGGTGAGCATCTTCAGAGATCAGAGAGAGATGGTTTTTGATTTTCTTAGGGGAGAGGACGTTCGTCCAGAGTCATCCTTCGAGCAAGAATTCCGAGAATTGCTTGATGAGTATGTTGTTTTTGGAGGGTTTCCGGCGATCGTCAAGGAAGATGATGTTGAGATCAAACAAGAGCTGCTCAGAAACCTTTACATGACATATTTGGAAAAGGATGTCTTCTTCTTCCTGAACGTACGGCACCTCGAGAAGTTCAGGAACTTGATGAAATCGCTGAGCTTTATGGTTGGTGAAATGCTACAATATTCGAGCCTGAGTTCTGACCTAAAAATGGATTTTAGAACTTTGGAGAGCTACATAGACATCCTTAGAAACACCTACATCGTTGGTCTCTTACCACCTTTCCACAGAAATCTCGTGACTGAGATAAAGAAGGCAAAGAAAGTTTACTTTTCAGATACTGGTCTGAGAAATGCTGTGCTTGGGGACTTCTCACCACTGGCCAGCAGAACGGATAAGGGCAAGTTGCTGGAGAACTTCGTGCTGAATGAGTTAAGGAGCTACGGGGAAGTGAGGTACTGGAGAACGACGGGGAAAGCGGAAGTGGACTTCATCCTGAAATTTGAGAACAAGATAGTTCCTGTGGAGGTGAAATCCTTCGGTAGGGTGAAGAGGAGTTTCCTGAGCTTTCTTAGAGCTTACCATCCCGAGAGAGCACTGGTCTTAACGGAAAACGACTTTGGTGTTAAGAAGATAGGAGGTGCGGATGTTCTGTTTGTTCCGCACTGGTTCGTGTGA
- the rpiA gene encoding ribose-5-phosphate isomerase RpiA: protein MIEKVNCAKKAIELVEDGMIIGLGSGTTVRVFVEMLAERVREGMDVAVVPSSIDSHMLAVEHGIRVVSLLEHPEPDVCVDGADQVDRDFNLIKGGGGALTREKIVASASKKFYVIVDESKMVDRLSMPVPVEVLEFAYGFVRKRLADLGYVLKLREGKGKLRPVISDNGNLIADVDAGVIESPEEVEGALRIPGIVENGIFLAEMVDGVVVGRKDGAEVLRR, encoded by the coding sequence ATGATTGAGAAGGTTAACTGCGCTAAAAAGGCTATCGAGCTCGTTGAGGACGGGATGATAATCGGGCTGGGCAGCGGAACCACCGTCAGGGTGTTCGTGGAAATGCTCGCGGAAAGGGTGAGGGAGGGCATGGATGTTGCTGTCGTCCCGTCATCAATCGACTCCCACATGCTTGCCGTGGAGCACGGCATCAGGGTTGTGAGCCTGCTCGAGCATCCCGAGCCTGACGTGTGCGTAGACGGTGCGGATCAGGTCGACAGGGACTTCAACCTCATCAAGGGTGGTGGCGGAGCTTTGACGAGGGAGAAGATCGTGGCTTCGGCTTCAAAGAAATTTTACGTGATCGTCGACGAGTCAAAGATGGTTGACAGGCTGAGCATGCCCGTGCCAGTTGAGGTTCTCGAGTTTGCCTACGGCTTTGTTAGGAAGAGGCTGGCCGATCTGGGTTACGTTCTGAAGCTCAGAGAGGGAAAGGGCAAGCTTAGACCTGTCATCTCAGACAACGGAAACCTGATAGCCGATGTGGACGCTGGGGTGATCGAGAGTCCGGAGGAGGTCGAAGGTGCATTGAGGATCCCCGGAATTGTGGAGAACGGGATATTTCTGGCGGAGATGGTTGACGGGGTTGTTGTGGGAAGGAAGGACGGGGCTGAGGTGCTGAGGAGGTAG
- the surE gene encoding 5'/3'-nucleotidase SurE, producing the protein MKILVTNDDGLYSPGLRACYEALRELGEVFVVTPAVQKSGVGRSISIMEPIRVSEVRVNGMELYAVDGTPTDAVIIGIHEIIGELPDLVVSGINLGENLSTEAVTTSGTVGAALEAATQGSKAIAISLEMKDVYKFESFFAPADFSNAKLVLEKLARRVLEKGLPDGVDVLNVNVPERWNGKYAFTRLTRRLYKTRIDTRFDPRGRKYYWIDGVEEENAEEGTDLHAIRSGYVSITPICLDMTSRVDFSLLERWFND; encoded by the coding sequence ATGAAAATACTCGTCACGAACGATGATGGTCTCTACTCTCCCGGCCTAAGGGCATGCTACGAGGCTCTCAGGGAGCTTGGAGAGGTGTTTGTCGTAACGCCAGCAGTCCAGAAGAGCGGGGTGGGGAGAAGCATATCGATAATGGAGCCCATAAGGGTCAGCGAGGTCAGGGTCAACGGGATGGAGCTGTACGCTGTTGATGGCACGCCAACAGATGCCGTCATAATTGGAATTCACGAGATAATTGGGGAGCTCCCGGATCTCGTGGTTTCGGGAATAAATCTGGGCGAAAATCTCTCGACAGAGGCTGTGACCACGTCCGGTACGGTTGGTGCAGCTCTTGAAGCTGCAACACAGGGCAGCAAGGCCATAGCGATAAGCCTCGAGATGAAAGATGTCTACAAGTTCGAGTCATTTTTCGCCCCCGCGGACTTCTCAAACGCGAAGCTTGTGCTGGAGAAGCTCGCGAGGAGGGTGCTGGAGAAAGGGCTGCCGGATGGAGTCGATGTGCTCAACGTCAACGTTCCGGAGAGGTGGAACGGGAAGTATGCGTTCACGAGGCTCACCAGAAGGCTTTATAAGACAAGGATAGATACGAGGTTCGACCCCCGGGGCAGGAAGTACTACTGGATTGATGGTGTGGAGGAGGAGAACGCCGAGGAGGGCACTGATCTGCATGCGATAAGGAGCGGATACGTCTCCATAACTCCAATCTGCCTCGACATGACGTCCCGGGTTGACTTCAGTCTGCTTGAGAGGTGGTTCAATGATTGA
- a CDS encoding sensor histidine kinase produces MSIKLKMTMVITLAFTVFFILLAILVTTLMSQTTEENYRMRIDERVQVFEKLLEDKYKQLVETAILASGNAESSTKLFEIAKVHDVEYIILCNERGEVVKIIKAALVDDSSFENECREIAREAFTRGELRRGFLVGSWVYMFASYPVYYHGDFVGYVATVEILSPSELERIRELVGVDVLEFLREKRERRGEISSYYEVRSASGETVGYFRLAFVNTIHPLVTKSFYTGLVISAFITFAAILITSTAIDRNVTRRVEILGNFMRNIKERGYYTGERIFLTGDDEIRVLADSINEALEEIERREKELRRVSENLRVVNRILRHDVLNDLTVIRGFAELGHCEGCKMCERIVTRVDQAVDAIERLKNVEEALRETELSGFRVSEVIDEVMSKFDVEWELKGDGVVLADSGIFSVFENLVSNAIRHGGTERVEFEVRDEGEWVVVGVADYGKGIPPQIRDRIFEEGFSTSGTGLGLYIVKKLVEKYGGEIRVSENEPRGAVFTIKLKKAEGEL; encoded by the coding sequence ATGTCAATCAAACTGAAAATGACGATGGTGATAACCCTCGCGTTCACCGTGTTTTTCATCCTACTTGCCATTCTTGTCACCACCCTGATGTCCCAGACGACCGAGGAGAACTACAGGATGAGGATAGATGAGAGGGTGCAGGTGTTCGAAAAGCTGCTCGAGGACAAGTACAAGCAGCTCGTCGAAACTGCCATTCTCGCATCTGGAAATGCCGAGTCGAGCACGAAGCTGTTCGAGATAGCGAAGGTGCACGACGTGGAGTACATAATACTCTGCAACGAGCGAGGGGAGGTCGTGAAGATTATCAAGGCTGCGCTCGTCGATGACTCGAGCTTCGAGAACGAGTGCAGGGAGATAGCCCGCGAAGCTTTCACCCGCGGGGAGCTAAGGAGGGGGTTTCTGGTCGGCAGCTGGGTTTACATGTTCGCCTCGTACCCCGTCTACTACCACGGAGACTTTGTGGGCTACGTAGCCACGGTCGAGATACTCAGTCCCTCAGAGCTCGAGAGGATCAGGGAGCTCGTTGGCGTGGACGTTCTGGAGTTTCTGAGGGAAAAGAGGGAGAGGAGGGGTGAGATCAGCAGCTACTACGAGGTGAGAAGCGCTTCGGGAGAGACTGTAGGATACTTCAGGCTCGCCTTCGTCAACACCATCCACCCGCTCGTGACGAAGTCGTTCTACACCGGACTCGTGATCTCAGCCTTCATAACCTTCGCGGCAATCCTGATCACCTCAACCGCCATAGACAGGAACGTCACGAGGAGGGTGGAGATACTGGGGAATTTCATGAGGAACATCAAGGAGAGGGGGTACTACACGGGAGAGAGGATCTTTCTGACCGGAGATGACGAGATAAGGGTTCTCGCAGATTCAATAAACGAGGCTCTGGAGGAGATAGAGAGGAGGGAGAAGGAGCTCAGGAGGGTCAGCGAGAATCTGAGGGTGGTCAACAGGATTCTCAGGCATGACGTTCTAAACGACCTCACGGTCATAAGGGGATTCGCCGAGCTCGGCCACTGCGAGGGCTGCAAGATGTGTGAGAGAATCGTCACAAGGGTCGATCAGGCAGTTGACGCGATTGAAAGACTCAAAAATGTAGAGGAAGCTTTGAGAGAAACGGAGCTCTCCGGGTTCAGGGTTTCGGAGGTCATCGACGAGGTCATGTCGAAGTTCGACGTGGAGTGGGAGCTTAAAGGAGACGGAGTCGTGCTGGCCGACAGCGGGATATTCTCCGTATTCGAGAACCTCGTCAGCAACGCCATAAGGCACGGCGGAACGGAGAGGGTCGAGTTCGAGGTGAGGGATGAGGGCGAGTGGGTGGTTGTGGGGGTAGCTGACTACGGAAAGGGAATTCCACCCCAGATAAGGGACAGGATATTCGAGGAGGGGTTCAGCACCTCCGGAACCGGCCTCGGGCTCTACATTGTCAAAAAGCTCGTTGAGAAGTACGGAGGAGAGATACGGGTCTCGGAGAATGAGCCAAGAGGAGCGGTGTTCACCATAAAGCTGAAGAAGGCTGAGGGAGAGTTGTAA
- the amrS gene encoding AmmeMemoRadiSam system radical SAM enzyme, whose translation MMVESYLYEKENGVVKCRTCMHYCRLKEGQWGICRVRKNEGGKLVVYNYGLVSAINLDPIEKKPFHNFMPGSKALSFGSVSCNFRCDHCQNHEISFAGLDYPYLRELSPEDVLEMVRSSSADGVSWTYNEPAISHEFYLDASKLVKKHGYYVTYVTNGYMSHEAIEQFDVLDAANVDVKAFSEEFYRKICRAKLDRVLECVEHLNRKGVFVEITYLVIPGKNDSEEELRNFAEWVAGVDKRIPVHFSRFHPDFKMLDVPPTPVRTLERACEIARNAGIEYVYIGNVWGHKYESTYCPNCGELLIEREGFYVRRINLDGSKCPACGYRQNIILQSSSERGSSQ comes from the coding sequence ATGATGGTAGAATCTTACCTATACGAGAAAGAGAATGGAGTGGTGAAGTGCAGAACATGCATGCACTACTGCAGGCTGAAGGAGGGGCAGTGGGGGATCTGCAGGGTCAGGAAGAACGAGGGTGGAAAGCTTGTGGTTTACAACTACGGCCTCGTCTCGGCAATAAACCTCGACCCAATAGAGAAGAAGCCCTTCCACAACTTCATGCCCGGCAGCAAAGCTCTGTCCTTCGGAAGCGTGAGCTGCAACTTTCGCTGCGACCACTGCCAGAACCATGAGATAAGCTTCGCCGGCCTTGACTACCCGTACCTGAGAGAGCTCAGCCCCGAGGACGTGCTGGAGATGGTCAGAAGCTCCTCCGCAGATGGAGTGAGCTGGACGTACAACGAGCCGGCGATAAGCCACGAGTTCTATCTGGATGCCAGCAAGCTCGTGAAAAAGCACGGCTACTACGTCACCTACGTGACCAACGGGTACATGAGCCACGAGGCGATTGAGCAGTTCGATGTTCTCGATGCCGCAAACGTGGACGTGAAGGCGTTCAGTGAGGAGTTCTACAGGAAGATCTGCAGAGCGAAGCTCGACAGGGTGCTGGAGTGCGTGGAGCACCTGAACAGAAAGGGTGTTTTCGTGGAGATAACCTACCTCGTCATTCCGGGCAAAAACGACAGCGAGGAGGAGCTCAGAAACTTCGCAGAGTGGGTTGCGGGCGTAGATAAAAGAATCCCCGTCCACTTCTCCCGCTTCCACCCGGACTTCAAAATGCTCGACGTTCCACCAACACCGGTAAGAACCCTCGAGAGGGCGTGCGAGATTGCGAGAAACGCGGGAATTGAGTACGTTTACATCGGAAACGTGTGGGGGCACAAGTACGAGAGCACGTACTGCCCGAACTGCGGAGAGCTCTTAATAGAGAGGGAGGGTTTCTACGTCAGGAGAATCAACCTTGATGGCAGTAAATGCCCTGCATGCGGATACAGGCAGAACATCATTCTTCAATCCTCCTCAGAACGAGGTAGCTCGCAATAA